In one Alkalibaculum bacchi genomic region, the following are encoded:
- a CDS encoding quaternary amine ABC transporter ATP-binding protein: protein MTGNENILSVKNLYKLYGSEKSKTLKLKQSGADKNEIYKKTGVNIALWDVSLDIKRGEIFVIIGLSGSGKSTLVRCFNMLNKPTKGNIYIEGKNINEFSKKELIDYRRNKISMVFQNFGLMSHRNVIENVAYGLEIKGVSREERYKKALEMIEMVGLEGYEKEPITSLSGGMKQRVGIARALASDAEILLMDEPFSALDPLVRKDMQFELLSIQKKLDKTIIFITHDINEAFKLGDKVAIMKDGEVIQVDTPEEMSANPKDDYVTQFIDSADKTQVISAKNVMSTPDSIVRLKDTPAYAMKVMRSNKVSTAYVVKDKMLLQGVITIDDAMRANKEGLTISDVLIKDIETTTPNVLLTDIIPMAAETKYPIGVIEEDGSLKGIVTKADVLSYI from the coding sequence ATGACAGGTAATGAGAATATATTAAGTGTCAAAAATCTATATAAACTTTATGGTTCTGAAAAGAGTAAAACCCTAAAATTAAAACAATCTGGAGCAGATAAAAATGAAATATATAAAAAGACAGGTGTAAACATAGCCCTCTGGGATGTATCTTTAGATATTAAAAGAGGGGAGATCTTTGTTATTATTGGTCTATCTGGATCTGGTAAGTCTACCCTAGTAAGATGTTTTAATATGCTTAATAAGCCTACAAAAGGCAATATATATATTGAAGGAAAAAACATCAATGAATTTAGCAAAAAAGAATTAATTGATTATAGGCGTAACAAAATATCTATGGTATTTCAAAACTTCGGCCTTATGTCTCACAGAAATGTCATAGAAAATGTAGCTTATGGTCTGGAAATAAAAGGAGTATCTAGGGAAGAACGCTATAAAAAGGCCCTTGAAATGATTGAAATGGTGGGCTTAGAAGGATATGAAAAGGAGCCTATAACAAGCTTGTCTGGCGGTATGAAACAAAGAGTAGGGATTGCAAGAGCTCTTGCTAGCGATGCTGAAATCCTTCTAATGGATGAACCTTTCTCCGCATTAGATCCTCTAGTACGAAAAGATATGCAATTTGAATTGTTGTCCATTCAAAAGAAATTAGATAAAACTATAATTTTTATCACTCACGATATTAATGAAGCGTTTAAATTAGGGGACAAAGTAGCTATTATGAAAGACGGAGAGGTTATTCAAGTAGATACTCCAGAGGAAATGAGCGCAAATCCAAAAGACGATTATGTGACTCAATTTATAGACAGCGCAGATAAAACTCAAGTCATCTCAGCTAAAAACGTCATGTCGACGCCTGATAGCATTGTCCGCTTAAAAGATACCCCAGCGTATGCAATGAAAGTCATGAGATCAAACAAAGTTTCTACTGCCTATGTGGTTAAAGACAAAATGCTCCTACAAGGGGTAATCACTATAGATGATGCTATGCGAGCCAATAAAGAAGGTCTTACCATATCTGATGTATTAATAAAAGACATCGAAACAACCACCCCTAATGTTCTACTTACAGACATCATCCCTATGGCAGCCGAAACCAAATACCCTATTGGAGTAATAGAGGAAGACGGAAGTCTAAAGGGTATCGTAACGAAGGCAGATGTATTATCTTATATTTAA